In Haemorhous mexicanus isolate bHaeMex1 chromosome 6, bHaeMex1.pri, whole genome shotgun sequence, a single window of DNA contains:
- the IRAG1 gene encoding inositol 1,4,5-triphosphate receptor associated 1 isoform X1 translates to MPTLPEDKGQAKEAQHNSSPPAKDTTVEGTTCSTPSIVLPENAVTPDVEIDKNLVNRPRSPHRRHSNRATRNSTSSLTSVDNSGHVIDLVNDPLPDVKISEEDKKKNLELLEEAKKVSERFLTRRGRKSRSSLSESPTGSDACTTTSIESISPGQNNRIVKEDDRQTAENAAKGLIDRRQNDQRKISQGRLVPRSAGFENSKEKLSDQKENFDPRKHMDTLPKFSPSAGDGGRMSLNTCVNVCENELGKSFLKKGKENDVPLRTHLPGPGIGNMDSKIKIPVPEMRDHKVPCKPEFKLCGLRPPLLRAVSWDSLEPGQKEKTPLKLPSEEDKSFLGYKSSNQLKAFKDLQIQVQPVRMQKLTKLREEHILMRNQNLVGLKLPELSEAVEQEKGPSPLPSPTEEEETKSSSDVMPSIPDVLLRKLRVHKSLPGSSPALTEKEVENVFVQLSLAFRNDSYTLESRIQQAERERNLTEENAEKELENFKAAITSSAHLWHHYEHREAYQKLLEDIAVLRRLAARLSSRAEMVGAVRQEKRMSKATEVMMQYVENLKRTYEKDHAELMEFKKLANQNSSRTYGASEDGVPRSSRSMSLTVGKNMPRRRVSVAVVPKFNSLNIPGPSPTASPIPSMPSLSESPSNGRSNLTSTPALPALLENGKSNGEPDCETSTSVLTQSGLEEISPETKAKIEEEAYNKGYQEALKKTKELQELKEEDEETPKESHEEHEESENEDEIKNLKSSRLEVIVNYLYILYPKLCKHWNVVWLVVAAIVIFAVVLGIYHSYNSCDEKSEAPEGKASCSAAQQYSWWNSGFRQQQRTE, encoded by the exons GACACAACTGTTGAAGGGACAACATGCAGCACACCTTCTATTGTTCTTCCAGAGAATGCTGTCACTCCAGATGTAGAAATTGATAAAAATCTGGTTAACAG GCCTCGGAGTCCTCATAGGAGACATTCTAACCGTGCCACCAGGAATTCAACAAGTTCACTGACTTCTGTTG ACAATAGTGGTCATGTGATTGATCTGGTGAATGATCCACTACCAGATGTCAAAATATCAGAGGAAGACAAAAAGAAGAACCTTGAATTGTtagaagaagcaaagaaagtgAGTGAGAGGTTCCTAACACGCAGAGGCAGAAAGTCAAGAAGCAGCCTCTCAGAGTCACCCACAG GGTCTGATGCGTGCACAACCACTAGTATTGAGTCAATATCTCCAGGGCAG aatAACAGAATTGTGAAAGAGGATGACAGGCAAACTGCAGAG AATGCTGCAAAAGGATTAATTGATCGAAGGCAGAATGATCAAAGAAAGATTTCTCAGGGAAGGTTGGTTCCTCGTTCTGCTGGCTTTGAGAACTCCAAAGAGAAGCTCTCAGACCAAAAGGAAAACTTTGATCCACGTAAACATATGGATACTTTACCTAAATTCTCCCCTTCAGCTGGTGATGGTGGCAGAATGTCTCTTAATACTTGCGTGAATGTTTGTGAAAATGAACTCGGAAAATCATTCCtcaagaaagggaaagaaaatgatgTTCCTTTAAGAACCCATCTACCAGGACCAGGAATAGGAAATATGGACTCAAAGATAAAAATTCCTGTTCCAGAAATGAGGGACCATAAAGTCCCATGTAAGCCAGAATTTAAACTGTGCGGACTGCGTCCTCCTCTATTACGGGCTGTGTCCTGGGATAGCTTGGAGCCTGGGCAGAAAGAGAAAACCCCTTTAAAACTGCCATCTGAGGAAGATAAAAGCTTTCTTGGTTATAAATCCAGCAATCAGTTAAAAGCATTCAAAGACCTGCAAATCCAAGTTCAGCCTGTTCGAATGCAGAAGCTGACAAAGCTCAGAGAG GAGCATATTTTGATGAGAAATCAAAATTTAGTTGGACTTAAACTTCCTGAACTTAGTGAAGCAGTGGAACAGGAAAAAG GCCCTTcacctctcccttcccccactGAAGAGGAAGAGACAAAGAGCAGCTCTGATGTCATGCCCAGCATTCCTGATGTGTTGCTGCGAAAACTGCGAGTGCACAAATCACTTCCAGGAAG CTCCCCAGCACTCACTGAAAAAGAAGTTGAG AATGTATTTGTACAACTCTCCTTGGCCTTTAGAAATGATAGTTATACATTGGAATCTAGAATtcagcaggcagagagagagagaaatcttACTGAAGAGAATGCTGAGAAGGAACTGGAAAACTTTAAAGCAGCCATTACG TCTTCAGCTCACCTGTGGCACCACTACGAGCACAGGGAAGCCTACCAGAAGCTCCTGGAGGACATCGCGGTGCTGCGGCGTTTGGCTGCCAGGCTCTCGAGCCGCGCCGAGATGGTCGGAGCCGTTCGCCAG gAGAAGCGTATGTCAAAGGCAACAGAAGTAATGATGCAGTATGTGGAAAATCTGAAAAGGACCTATGAAAAGGATCATGCTGAACTAATGGAGTTCAAGAAACTTGCCAATCAGAATTCTAGCAGAACCTATGGTGCATCtg AAGATGGGGTTCCTCGTTCATCTAGATCCATGTCTCTCACTGTTGGAAAG AATATGCCTCGAAGGAGAGTCAGTGTTGCAGTTGTTCCTAAATTTAACTCCTTGAACATTCCTGGTCCATCACCAACAGCTTCACCTATACCTTCAATGCCATCCCTG TCTGAATCACCCAGTAATGGAAGGAGCAACCTAACATCtactcctgctctgccagcacttCTAGAAAA TGGGAAGTCAAATGGAGAACCTGACTGTGAAACCTCAACTTCTGTGCTGACACAGAGtgggttggaagagatcagTCCTGAAACTAAAGCCAAGATAGAAGAGGAAGCATATAACAAGGG ATATCAGGAAGCCTTGAAGAAGACCAAAGAACTTCAGGAACTGAaggaagaagatgaagagaCACCCAAAGAAAGTCATGAGGAACATgaagaaagtgaaaatgaagatgagataaaaaatctgaaaagcag cAGACTTGAAGTCATCGTTAATTATTTATATATCCTGTACCCCAAACTGTGCAAACACTGGAATGTGGTGTGGCTTGTGGTGGCTGCAATAGTCATTTTTGCTGTGGTGTTGGGAATCTACCATTCCTACAACTCCTGTGATGAAAAGTCAGAGGCACC
- the IRAG1 gene encoding inositol 1,4,5-triphosphate receptor associated 1 isoform X2 — MPTLPEDKGQAKEAQHNSSPPAKDTTVEGTTCSTPSIVLPENAVTPDVEIDKNLVNRPRSPHRRHSNRATRNSTSSLTSVDNSGHVIDLVNDPLPDVKISEEDKKKNLELLEEAKKVSERFLTRRGRKSRSSLSESPTGSDACTTTSIESISPGQNNRIVKEDDRQTAENAAKGLIDRRQNDQRKISQGRLVPRSAGFENSKEKLSDQKENFDPRKHMDTLPKFSPSAGDGGRMSLNTCVNVCENELGKSFLKKGKENDVPLRTHLPGPGIGNMDSKIKIPVPEMRDHKVPCKPEFKLCGLRPPLLRAVSWDSLEPGQKEKTPLKLPSEEDKSFLGYKSSNQLKAFKDLQIQVQPVRMQKLTKLREEHILMRNQNLVGLKLPELSEAVEQEKGPSPLPSPTEEEETKSSSDVMPSIPDVLLRKLRVHKSLPGSSPALTEKEVENVFVQLSLAFRNDSYTLESRIQQAERERNLTEENAEKELENFKAAITSSAHLWHHYEHREAYQKLLEDIAVLRRLAARLSSRAEMVGAVRQEKRMSKATEVMMQYVENLKRTYEKDHAELMEFKKLANQNSSRTYGASEDGVPRSSRSMSLTVGKNMPRRRVSVAVVPKFNSLNIPGPSPTASPIPSMPSLSESPSNGRSNLTSTPALPALLENGKSNGEPDCETSTSVLTQSGLEEISPETKAKIEEEAYNKGYQEALKKTKELQELKEEDEETPKESHEEHEESENEDEIKNLKSRLEVIVNYLYILYPKLCKHWNVVWLVVAAIVIFAVVLGIYHSYNSCDEKSEAPEGKASCSAAQQYSWWNSGFRQQQRTE, encoded by the exons GACACAACTGTTGAAGGGACAACATGCAGCACACCTTCTATTGTTCTTCCAGAGAATGCTGTCACTCCAGATGTAGAAATTGATAAAAATCTGGTTAACAG GCCTCGGAGTCCTCATAGGAGACATTCTAACCGTGCCACCAGGAATTCAACAAGTTCACTGACTTCTGTTG ACAATAGTGGTCATGTGATTGATCTGGTGAATGATCCACTACCAGATGTCAAAATATCAGAGGAAGACAAAAAGAAGAACCTTGAATTGTtagaagaagcaaagaaagtgAGTGAGAGGTTCCTAACACGCAGAGGCAGAAAGTCAAGAAGCAGCCTCTCAGAGTCACCCACAG GGTCTGATGCGTGCACAACCACTAGTATTGAGTCAATATCTCCAGGGCAG aatAACAGAATTGTGAAAGAGGATGACAGGCAAACTGCAGAG AATGCTGCAAAAGGATTAATTGATCGAAGGCAGAATGATCAAAGAAAGATTTCTCAGGGAAGGTTGGTTCCTCGTTCTGCTGGCTTTGAGAACTCCAAAGAGAAGCTCTCAGACCAAAAGGAAAACTTTGATCCACGTAAACATATGGATACTTTACCTAAATTCTCCCCTTCAGCTGGTGATGGTGGCAGAATGTCTCTTAATACTTGCGTGAATGTTTGTGAAAATGAACTCGGAAAATCATTCCtcaagaaagggaaagaaaatgatgTTCCTTTAAGAACCCATCTACCAGGACCAGGAATAGGAAATATGGACTCAAAGATAAAAATTCCTGTTCCAGAAATGAGGGACCATAAAGTCCCATGTAAGCCAGAATTTAAACTGTGCGGACTGCGTCCTCCTCTATTACGGGCTGTGTCCTGGGATAGCTTGGAGCCTGGGCAGAAAGAGAAAACCCCTTTAAAACTGCCATCTGAGGAAGATAAAAGCTTTCTTGGTTATAAATCCAGCAATCAGTTAAAAGCATTCAAAGACCTGCAAATCCAAGTTCAGCCTGTTCGAATGCAGAAGCTGACAAAGCTCAGAGAG GAGCATATTTTGATGAGAAATCAAAATTTAGTTGGACTTAAACTTCCTGAACTTAGTGAAGCAGTGGAACAGGAAAAAG GCCCTTcacctctcccttcccccactGAAGAGGAAGAGACAAAGAGCAGCTCTGATGTCATGCCCAGCATTCCTGATGTGTTGCTGCGAAAACTGCGAGTGCACAAATCACTTCCAGGAAG CTCCCCAGCACTCACTGAAAAAGAAGTTGAG AATGTATTTGTACAACTCTCCTTGGCCTTTAGAAATGATAGTTATACATTGGAATCTAGAATtcagcaggcagagagagagagaaatcttACTGAAGAGAATGCTGAGAAGGAACTGGAAAACTTTAAAGCAGCCATTACG TCTTCAGCTCACCTGTGGCACCACTACGAGCACAGGGAAGCCTACCAGAAGCTCCTGGAGGACATCGCGGTGCTGCGGCGTTTGGCTGCCAGGCTCTCGAGCCGCGCCGAGATGGTCGGAGCCGTTCGCCAG gAGAAGCGTATGTCAAAGGCAACAGAAGTAATGATGCAGTATGTGGAAAATCTGAAAAGGACCTATGAAAAGGATCATGCTGAACTAATGGAGTTCAAGAAACTTGCCAATCAGAATTCTAGCAGAACCTATGGTGCATCtg AAGATGGGGTTCCTCGTTCATCTAGATCCATGTCTCTCACTGTTGGAAAG AATATGCCTCGAAGGAGAGTCAGTGTTGCAGTTGTTCCTAAATTTAACTCCTTGAACATTCCTGGTCCATCACCAACAGCTTCACCTATACCTTCAATGCCATCCCTG TCTGAATCACCCAGTAATGGAAGGAGCAACCTAACATCtactcctgctctgccagcacttCTAGAAAA TGGGAAGTCAAATGGAGAACCTGACTGTGAAACCTCAACTTCTGTGCTGACACAGAGtgggttggaagagatcagTCCTGAAACTAAAGCCAAGATAGAAGAGGAAGCATATAACAAGGG ATATCAGGAAGCCTTGAAGAAGACCAAAGAACTTCAGGAACTGAaggaagaagatgaagagaCACCCAAAGAAAGTCATGAGGAACATgaagaaagtgaaaatgaagatgagataaaaaatctgaaaagcag ACTTGAAGTCATCGTTAATTATTTATATATCCTGTACCCCAAACTGTGCAAACACTGGAATGTGGTGTGGCTTGTGGTGGCTGCAATAGTCATTTTTGCTGTGGTGTTGGGAATCTACCATTCCTACAACTCCTGTGATGAAAAGTCAGAGGCACC